From a single Candidatus Poribacteria bacterium genomic region:
- a CDS encoding NUDIX domain-containing protein, with the protein MELKVCALGILFRNKEILLGKRAKHRTSYPNVWDMIGGHCENGETLTQTLIRELQEEIGVIPIQFQHIATLFDSNNDHTYHVFVVTDWKGEPDCLQPEEHSIIGWFEITEALKLELALPVYRDLFVSLEDR; encoded by the coding sequence ATGGAATTAAAAGTTTGCGCCCTCGGAATCTTGTTCAGGAATAAAGAAATTCTGTTGGGTAAAAGGGCTAAACACCGAACTTCTTATCCGAATGTTTGGGATATGATCGGTGGACACTGCGAAAATGGTGAAACACTGACACAGACACTCATCAGAGAATTGCAGGAAGAAATCGGTGTTATACCAATCCAGTTTCAACACATCGCGACACTATTTGATTCCAACAACGACCACACTTACCATGTATTTGTCGTAACGGATTGGAAAGGCGAACCGGATTGCTTACAACCGGAAGAGCACTCAATTATCGGATGGTTTGAAATCACTGAGGCGTTAAAATTGGAGCTTGCCTTACCTGTATATCGCGATTTATTCGTCAGTCTTGAAGACCGCTAA
- a CDS encoding SDR family oxidoreductase — translation MPIDLSNKVAVITGGSGALGRVMVRTLAEAGADIAITYYRDQETARLLQDEITAKGVRAAIVQADVTDQDSINAMRDVVSERLGSADIIVNNAVIQYNWTSVLEQSAEDYESQFQSCVLHNVYMAQAFVPAMIEAGWGRVVSINTECSMQNFERQSAYTSGKRGMDGVLRVLAKEVGSHGVTVNQVAPGWTISEKSEASTSDEHYWSQVPMQRRGTAQEIANVVLFLASDLASYITGAYIPVCGGNVMPTI, via the coding sequence ATTCCGATTGACCTTTCCAATAAAGTAGCAGTAATTACAGGTGGTTCAGGCGCGTTAGGACGTGTTATGGTAAGAACCTTGGCGGAAGCGGGTGCGGATATCGCAATCACCTACTATAGGGACCAAGAAACAGCACGCCTTCTACAAGATGAAATCACCGCCAAAGGGGTCCGGGCAGCCATAGTCCAAGCGGATGTCACGGATCAGGACTCGATAAACGCTATGCGTGATGTCGTCTCAGAGCGACTCGGTTCGGCGGACATCATCGTCAATAATGCCGTAATTCAGTATAACTGGACTTCGGTTTTAGAACAGTCCGCTGAAGACTACGAAAGCCAGTTCCAGTCTTGCGTTCTGCACAATGTATATATGGCACAAGCCTTTGTCCCTGCGATGATTGAAGCAGGATGGGGACGAGTCGTTAGCATTAATACAGAGTGTTCAATGCAAAACTTTGAGAGGCAGAGTGCCTACACATCGGGTAAACGCGGTATGGACGGCGTTTTGCGGGTTCTTGCCAAAGAGGTCGGTTCTCATGGTGTTACTGTTAACCAAGTTGCACCGGGATGGACTATCAGTGAAAAAAGCGAAGCGAGCACATCCGACGAACATTATTGGAGTCAAGTTCCGATGCAGCGCCGTGGCACTGCTCAAGAGATTGCTAACGTCGTACTTTTCCTCGCCTCAGATCTCGCGAGTTACATCACAGGTGCGTATATTCCGGTGTGCGGTGGGAATGTGATGCCCACAATTTGA
- a CDS encoding phytanoyl-CoA dioxygenase family protein, with translation MTPEVALQKREQMIEEGFCVVDDVLTEAFLQELRDESERLIAGHIEPEDVIYQGQHVNVRGEDNAHIQKLLEWQPARDALEQIGFGDFVSSGGIIILTKESGGPPLYWHQDWMRWNDPLSCTPWPQTIFLNYYLTDTNRENGCLKVIPGTHRKRIDLHDILVPAHEQGARFIDEDHPIMFSDYPDQVDVCAKAGSLVMADARILHSAHRNFTDVRRTLILAWHSRPNTIPDYWDRDVPEIIANRDEDANYPMSRIPGDLLQP, from the coding sequence ATGACACCTGAAGTCGCTTTACAAAAACGGGAGCAAATGATCGAAGAGGGTTTCTGCGTTGTTGATGATGTTCTGACGGAGGCGTTTTTACAGGAACTCCGAGATGAGTCGGAACGACTTATTGCAGGACATATAGAACCTGAGGATGTTATCTATCAAGGACAGCACGTCAACGTCCGTGGTGAGGATAACGCCCATATTCAAAAACTGTTGGAATGGCAACCCGCGCGTGATGCTTTGGAACAGATTGGGTTCGGAGATTTCGTATCATCCGGTGGGATTATTATTTTAACCAAGGAATCCGGGGGTCCCCCACTCTATTGGCATCAAGATTGGATGCGCTGGAACGATCCGCTGAGTTGCACACCGTGGCCCCAAACGATTTTCCTTAATTATTATCTTACGGATACGAATCGGGAAAATGGGTGTTTAAAAGTTATTCCGGGAACACACCGTAAGCGTATCGATTTACACGACATATTGGTGCCAGCACATGAGCAGGGCGCGCGGTTTATTGATGAGGATCATCCCATCATGTTCAGTGATTACCCAGATCAAGTGGATGTCTGTGCAAAAGCGGGTTCATTGGTAATGGCAGATGCGCGTATCTTACACTCCGCCCACAGAAATTTTACCGATGTGCGACGGACGCTTATACTTGCATGGCATAGCCGTCCGAATACGATACCAGACTACTGGGATAGGGATGTTCCGGAAATTATTGCGAATCGCGACGAAGACGCAAATTATCCGATGTCTCGTATTCCTGGTGATTTGTTACAGCCATAA
- a CDS encoding HEPN domain-containing protein has protein sequence MNPLTAEWVQKAEGDYTTVKLLQESPISSKDVICFHAQQCIEKYLKAWLQEANIPFSKTHDLATLLDLIVPTIPAWQAWYSDFLMISEHAVDPRYPGKFATDSEAEQAVEICIKVRQVVRSELELPQNLSERQA, from the coding sequence ATGAATCCGTTAACAGCGGAATGGGTGCAGAAGGCTGAAGGTGATTATACCACGGTAAAGTTACTTCAGGAGAGTCCAATTTCAAGTAAAGATGTCATCTGTTTCCACGCTCAGCAGTGTATAGAAAAATACCTCAAAGCGTGGCTTCAAGAGGCAAATATCCCTTTCTCAAAAACACATGATTTAGCAACATTACTGGATTTGATAGTGCCGACAATTCCCGCTTGGCAGGCTTGGTATTCTGACTTTTTAATGATTTCCGAACATGCAGTTGATCCTCGCTATCCCGGTAAGTTCGCTACTGATAGCGAGGCAGAGCAGGCGGTGGAAATCTGTATCAAGGTGCGTCAAGTGGTTCGATCCGAACTGGAACTTCCTCAAAACCTATCAGAAAGGCAGGCTTAG
- a CDS encoding phytanoyl-CoA dioxygenase family protein, translated as MENKGRTINIPKLEISDQERAENKLTPESLDAGVRLLREAGLVVIESVLPPDWIAELDVAMETVLSNEDNGHEGEHPMLQMPFMDPRIIDNPFAMPILKAAMGEKVYAYLPYGCNSTRPGNEIQWIHRDSGQLFPELPFPLPVSTIVVNIPLVDFTVENGATEVWPGSHLIVDDAAVRNSPYNVCEPERAANYPSFQLEMPAGSVVVRDMRCWHRAMPNRTKNTVRHMLALVYFRRFHHAPDAPGIFRARIPKEIWNNMSEEAQEVYRFQTHD; from the coding sequence ATGGAAAACAAAGGACGAACAATCAATATTCCGAAACTGGAAATCTCCGATCAGGAACGTGCTGAAAATAAACTCACGCCAGAAAGCCTCGATGCAGGCGTGCGTCTCTTACGCGAGGCTGGATTGGTAGTCATTGAAAGCGTTCTCCCACCGGATTGGATAGCAGAACTTGATGTCGCTATGGAAACCGTGCTTAGCAATGAAGATAACGGTCATGAGGGTGAACACCCGATGCTGCAAATGCCGTTCATGGATCCGCGCATCATTGATAACCCGTTCGCGATGCCGATTCTGAAAGCGGCGATGGGTGAGAAAGTCTATGCGTATCTGCCTTACGGTTGTAACTCAACTCGTCCCGGGAACGAAATTCAATGGATTCATCGAGATTCGGGACAACTCTTCCCTGAACTACCGTTCCCGCTGCCGGTTTCAACGATTGTCGTTAACATTCCGCTTGTTGATTTCACAGTGGAAAACGGCGCGACAGAAGTGTGGCCCGGTTCACATCTCATCGTTGATGACGCGGCTGTGCGTAACTCACCATACAACGTCTGTGAACCGGAACGCGCCGCAAATTACCCCTCATTTCAGTTAGAGATGCCCGCCGGTTCAGTCGTCGTGCGTGACATGCGGTGCTGGCACCGCGCCATGCCGAATCGGACAAAAAATACTGTCCGGCACATGCTTGCACTCGTCTATTTTCGACGGTTTCACCATGCCCCCGACGCACCCGGAATCTTCCGCGCACGGATTCCAAAAGAGATATGGAACAATATGTCTGA